Proteins from a genomic interval of Rhodopseudomonas julia:
- a CDS encoding biliverdin-producing heme oxygenase, producing the protein MSATDFAQCVEPSRAKRLKAATHETHMRLDQTVMACDPFSSLERYALFLKMQHRVFFDVDALCFHSDLRAILPDLPERRQLHLVEQDFADLGLVLPRPELEPVFGEGAIDVPTALGYLYVTEGSNLGAAFLIKEAKKIGLSESFGARHLAGAEEGRARSWRAFTNALDAVELSPAEEARAVVGAEASFARVFAHVESAFGKVQALR; encoded by the coding sequence ATGAGTGCCACCGATTTCGCGCAATGTGTGGAACCGAGCCGGGCGAAAAGGCTCAAGGCGGCGACGCACGAAACGCATATGCGGCTCGACCAGACGGTCATGGCCTGCGATCCGTTTTCCAGCCTGGAGCGCTACGCGCTGTTTTTGAAGATGCAGCACCGTGTCTTCTTCGATGTCGACGCGCTGTGTTTTCATTCCGACCTCCGGGCGATTCTCCCCGACCTTCCCGAGCGGCGACAACTCCATCTGGTGGAGCAGGATTTCGCCGATCTCGGGCTCGTCCTTCCTCGACCGGAATTGGAGCCCGTGTTCGGCGAAGGCGCGATCGATGTGCCGACGGCGCTCGGCTATCTCTATGTGACCGAAGGCTCCAATCTGGGCGCCGCTTTCCTCATCAAGGAAGCCAAGAAGATCGGTCTTTCGGAGAGTTTCGGGGCGCGCCATCTCGCCGGTGCGGAAGAGGGCAGAGCCCGATCCTGGCGAGCCTTCACGAATGCGCTCGACGCCGTCGAGCTCTCACCGGCAGAGGAAGCCCGGGCCGTGGTTGGGGCGGAAGCCTCCTTCGCCCGCGTTTTCGCACATGTCGAGAGCGCTTTCGGCAAGGTTCAGGCGCTCCGCTAG
- a CDS encoding tagatose kinase — MKKIVTIGEVLVEIMAEERGNGFLEPITLVGPFPSGAPAIFIDQVAKLGQPCGIISAVGPDDFGAVNLERLKADGVDVSAIAVIPDAVTGSAFVRYREDGNRNFIFNIRQSACGQVSLDQGVEKMLGEADHLHVMGSSLFSDKIISLIRTAVERVKAKGGSVSFDPNIRKEMLDFPGMREALVHIFENADIFLPSGDELFLFTEAKEEEAAIAEILTRGTKAVVIKRGAEGASYFDASGETRVPAFSVEEIDPTGAGDSFGATFVTFWLRGVSSGDALLMANASGARAVGVKGPMSGTSTGAELEDFIARHKGERA, encoded by the coding sequence ATGAAGAAGATCGTCACCATCGGCGAGGTGCTCGTCGAGATCATGGCCGAGGAGCGCGGCAACGGCTTTCTGGAGCCGATCACGCTCGTCGGCCCGTTCCCCTCTGGCGCGCCCGCCATCTTCATCGATCAGGTGGCGAAGCTCGGCCAGCCTTGCGGCATCATCAGTGCCGTCGGGCCAGACGATTTCGGCGCCGTCAATCTGGAGCGACTGAAGGCTGACGGGGTCGATGTCTCCGCCATCGCCGTCATCCCCGATGCCGTCACCGGCTCCGCCTTCGTGCGCTACCGCGAGGACGGCAACCGCAATTTCATCTTCAATATCCGGCAATCGGCCTGCGGGCAGGTGAGCCTCGATCAGGGCGTCGAAAAGATGCTGGGCGAGGCGGACCATCTGCATGTGATGGGGTCCTCGCTCTTTTCCGACAAGATCATTTCCCTCATCCGCACTGCGGTCGAGCGGGTGAAGGCGAAAGGCGGCAGCGTCTCCTTCGATCCCAATATCCGCAAGGAGATGCTGGATTTTCCGGGTATGCGGGAGGCGCTCGTCCATATCTTCGAGAATGCCGACATTTTTCTGCCGAGCGGCGACGAGCTCTTCCTCTTTACCGAGGCGAAGGAGGAGGAAGCGGCGATCGCCGAAATCCTGACGCGCGGCACCAAGGCCGTCGTCATCAAGCGCGGCGCCGAGGGAGCGAGCTATTTCGACGCCTCCGGCGAGACGCGCGTGCCGGCGTTTTCCGTCGAGGAGATCGATCCGACCGGGGCCGGCGACAGTTTCGGCGCCACCTTCGTGACCTTCTGGCTGCGCGGCGTCTCGTCCGGAGACGCGCTGTTGATGGCGAATGCGAGCGGGGCGCGCGCCGTCGGCGTCAAAGGGCCGATGTCCGGCACGTCGACAGGCGCCGAGCTTGAAGACTTCATCGCAAGACACAAAGGCGAACGGGCATGA
- a CDS encoding response regulator, producing the protein MNFRVLYVDDEPDIREVAALSLELDDTFTVRTCSSGTEALAEAPKFEPHLILLDVMMPGMDGPETLRQLKADPRTADVPIVFVTAKTQTTEIARFMAIGAAGVIRKPFDPMTLAEQARDFLS; encoded by the coding sequence ATGAACTTTCGTGTGCTTTACGTCGACGACGAACCGGACATCCGCGAGGTGGCGGCGCTGTCGCTCGAACTCGACGACACGTTCACCGTGCGCACCTGTTCGTCGGGGACCGAAGCGCTTGCCGAGGCTCCGAAATTCGAACCGCATCTCATTCTGCTCGATGTGATGATGCCGGGTATGGACGGGCCGGAAACCTTGCGACAGCTGAAAGCCGATCCGCGGACCGCGGACGTGCCGATCGTGTTCGTCACGGCGAAGACGCAGACGACGGAGATCGCTCGCTTCATGGCGATCGGTGCGGCCGGCGTCATCCGGAAACCCTTCGATCCGATGACGCTTGCCGAGCAGGCGCGAGATTTTCTGAGCTGA
- a CDS encoding LacI family DNA-binding transcriptional regulator, whose translation MSGKKIRNMEDFAAAAGISRPTISKYFQDPNSVRASTRQRIEEALARHNYQPNIFAVNLNRRNPRNIGVIVPHISDPFYAEIVRQIEISSLRQGYWAIVLSSHGEPDLEAKAIQMLQSLKLSGAVVAPLGYESDAGLIRELRQAMPLVFLDSRAAEDQPFVGTDNAQSISLMVEYLCRTGERPCFLEMPRVNRNATERRAAYERAMANLGFEAHVLSVESADWDFESVGFEETNKILDQGGFPTRSVLCANDRLAFGVMAAAFQRGLKIGRSADADLRVAGHDDHPLSRYTCPALTTVAQDYSGLATASLKLLLDMIGKSEEASPKTEPVRPTLLEAKLIMRDSA comes from the coding sequence ATGAGCGGCAAGAAAATCAGGAACATGGAGGATTTCGCGGCCGCCGCCGGCATCTCCCGCCCGACGATCTCCAAGTACTTTCAGGATCCGAATTCCGTGCGCGCCTCGACCCGGCAGCGCATCGAGGAAGCGCTGGCGCGCCACAATTATCAGCCGAACATTTTTGCGGTGAATCTGAACCGCCGCAATCCACGCAACATCGGCGTCATCGTCCCGCATATCTCCGATCCGTTCTATGCGGAGATCGTGCGACAGATCGAGATTTCGAGCCTCCGCCAGGGCTATTGGGCGATCGTTTTGAGCTCGCACGGCGAGCCGGATCTGGAGGCGAAGGCGATCCAGATGCTGCAATCGCTGAAACTCTCCGGCGCCGTCGTGGCACCGCTCGGCTACGAATCCGATGCGGGCCTCATCCGCGAGCTGCGCCAGGCGATGCCGCTCGTCTTCCTCGATTCGCGCGCGGCCGAAGACCAGCCCTTCGTCGGCACCGACAATGCGCAGAGCATCTCCTTGATGGTCGAATATCTCTGCCGCACCGGCGAGCGCCCCTGCTTCCTCGAAATGCCGCGCGTCAACCGCAACGCCACGGAACGACGCGCCGCCTATGAACGGGCGATGGCCAATCTCGGCTTCGAGGCGCATGTACTGTCCGTCGAGTCCGCCGACTGGGATTTTGAAAGCGTCGGGTTTGAGGAAACCAACAAGATCCTCGATCAGGGCGGCTTTCCGACACGCTCGGTTTTATGTGCCAACGACCGCCTCGCCTTCGGCGTCATGGCCGCCGCCTTTCAGCGCGGTCTCAAGATCGGCCGCAGCGCCGACGCCGATCTCAGGGTCGCCGGCCACGACGACCATCCGCTGAGCCGCTACACCTGTCCTGCCCTCACGACGGTCGCGCAGGATTATTCCGGTCTTGCGACCGCGAGCCTGAAGCTTCTTCTCGATATGATCGGCAAATCCGAGGAGGCATCGCCGAAAACGGAACCCGTCAGGCCGACGCTTCTTGAAGCAAAACTGATCATGCGCGATTCCGCCTGA
- a CDS encoding substrate-binding domain-containing protein — MFKSFVSKSLLAAGIALAGFAGPASAEGIGASLLTQQHPFYIALADAMRAEAQAEGVPLEIKIANQDLNKQFADVEDFITKGVDVLIISPVDSTGVRTVIGRAQKAGIKVITVDVPAKNVDVTSYVGTDNYAGGVKAGELMAKMIGDKGKVAIIDYPMVASVVARTDGFKKAMESHPDIEIVAQQAGITRSEALTTAQNILQAHPDLDGIFGFGDDAALAAASAVASAGLEDQVKVIGFDGMKEARDAVANNPVMVGVIAQYPDEMGKVAVETAVKVMNGEDVAAEQPIEPGVVTKDGETK; from the coding sequence ATGTTCAAAAGTTTCGTTTCGAAGTCCCTGCTCGCAGCCGGGATCGCGCTCGCCGGGTTTGCCGGCCCGGCATCTGCCGAGGGGATCGGGGCCTCGCTCCTGACCCAGCAGCATCCCTTCTATATCGCGCTCGCCGATGCCATGCGCGCCGAAGCGCAGGCCGAAGGCGTGCCGCTCGAGATCAAGATCGCCAACCAGGATCTCAACAAGCAGTTCGCCGACGTCGAGGATTTCATCACCAAGGGCGTCGACGTTCTCATCATTTCCCCGGTCGATTCCACCGGCGTGCGCACCGTTATCGGGCGCGCCCAGAAGGCCGGCATCAAGGTCATCACCGTCGACGTGCCGGCGAAGAACGTCGATGTCACCTCCTATGTCGGCACGGACAATTACGCCGGCGGCGTCAAGGCCGGCGAGCTGATGGCGAAGATGATCGGCGACAAGGGCAAGGTCGCCATCATCGACTATCCGATGGTCGCCTCGGTGGTCGCCCGCACCGATGGCTTCAAGAAGGCGATGGAATCCCATCCCGACATCGAGATCGTGGCGCAGCAGGCCGGGATCACGCGCTCTGAGGCCCTGACGACGGCGCAGAACATCCTGCAGGCGCATCCCGACCTCGACGGCATTTTCGGCTTTGGCGATGACGCGGCTTTGGCCGCTGCTTCGGCTGTCGCTTCCGCAGGGCTTGAGGACCAGGTGAAGGTCATCGGCTTCGACGGCATGAAAGAGGCCCGCGATGCGGTCGCCAACAATCCCGTCATGGTGGGCGTGATCGCGCAGTATCCCGACGAGATGGGCAAGGTCGCGGTCGAGACGGCCGTGAAGGTCATGAACGGCGAGGATGTCGCGGCCGAACAGCCGATCGAGCCGGGCGTCGTCACCAAGGACGGCGAGACCAAGTAA
- a CDS encoding sugar ABC transporter ATP-binding protein — MTAPQDETVLDIRNVTKTFGPVTALKDMTLSVKKGRVHTLIGENGAGKSTLMKILAGVHPQTSGEITFKGEPYRPKSPREARLSGLTIVFQELSLCRHMTVAENIFATHEPNRFGFIDDAELVRKAEELIEELGLPIKARAKVSQLSIARRQLVEIAKGLSYPADLVILDEPTSSLSESEAEILFSLIGRLKEKGVTVIYISHRMEEIMRLSDDITVIRDGELVGTMTREETSIDKLIAMMVGREMHDIYPPRVAPKPGPEVEPVLRVDGLNGGHLFHDVTFDARPGEVLGFFGLVGSGRSDVMNALFGVKRPEGGEIFLDGTKIAPRSPDDAIRHGIAFLTENRKEEGLVLAHTVERNINMVSLGEVSNAFGFARRSAERRGAEDEVARLTIKTDTIDTPAANLSGGNQQKIVLAKWLRIKPRILILDEPTRGVDVGAKFEIYRIIRQLAADGAAILMVSSDLPEVLGLSDRLVIMHDKKVANILDGEGLTPETVMTYAAGMQS; from the coding sequence ATGACCGCCCCCCAAGACGAGACGGTTCTCGACATCCGCAATGTGACCAAGACCTTCGGGCCGGTCACGGCGCTCAAAGATATGACGCTCTCGGTGAAAAAGGGACGCGTCCACACGCTCATCGGCGAAAACGGTGCCGGCAAGAGCACCTTGATGAAGATCCTCGCCGGGGTGCATCCGCAGACCTCCGGTGAAATCACCTTCAAGGGCGAGCCTTATCGACCGAAGAGCCCGCGCGAGGCGCGGCTTTCGGGCCTGACGATCGTCTTCCAGGAGCTGAGCCTGTGCCGCCACATGACGGTGGCGGAGAACATTTTCGCGACGCACGAGCCGAACCGCTTCGGCTTCATCGATGACGCGGAATTGGTGCGCAAAGCCGAAGAGCTGATCGAAGAGCTCGGCCTGCCGATCAAGGCTCGCGCCAAAGTGAGCCAGCTTTCGATCGCCCGACGCCAGCTCGTCGAGATCGCCAAGGGGCTGAGCTATCCCGCCGATCTCGTCATCCTCGACGAGCCGACGTCGTCGCTGTCGGAAAGCGAAGCGGAAATCCTGTTCTCGCTGATTGGGCGCCTTAAGGAGAAGGGCGTCACGGTCATCTATATCTCGCACCGCATGGAAGAGATCATGCGGCTGTCCGACGACATCACCGTCATCCGCGACGGTGAACTCGTGGGCACGATGACGCGCGAAGAGACGAGCATCGACAAGCTGATCGCCATGATGGTGGGACGCGAGATGCACGACATCTACCCGCCGCGCGTGGCGCCGAAGCCGGGACCAGAGGTCGAGCCGGTCCTGCGCGTCGACGGGTTGAACGGCGGGCATCTCTTCCACGACGTGACGTTCGATGCCCGCCCCGGGGAGGTGCTCGGCTTCTTCGGGCTGGTCGGCTCGGGGCGCTCCGACGTCATGAACGCGCTTTTCGGCGTGAAGCGGCCGGAAGGCGGCGAGATATTTCTCGATGGCACGAAGATCGCCCCGCGCTCGCCCGACGACGCGATCCGGCACGGCATCGCCTTCCTGACCGAAAACCGCAAGGAAGAGGGTCTCGTTCTGGCCCATACGGTGGAGCGCAACATCAACATGGTGTCGCTCGGCGAGGTGTCGAACGCCTTCGGATTTGCGAGGCGCTCGGCCGAGCGCCGTGGAGCCGAAGACGAGGTCGCGCGGCTGACGATCAAGACCGACACGATCGACACGCCGGCCGCAAACCTTTCCGGCGGCAACCAGCAAAAAATCGTGCTCGCCAAATGGCTGCGCATCAAGCCGCGCATCCTGATCCTCGACGAGCCGACGCGCGGCGTCGATGTCGGGGCGAAATTCGAGATCTACCGGATCATCCGGCAATTGGCCGCCGACGGGGCCGCCATCTTGATGGTGTCTTCCGATCTGCCGGAAGTGCTCGGCCTCTCCGACCGGCTCGTCATCATGCACGACAAGAAGGTCGCCAACATCCTCGACGGGGAGGGGCTCACGCCTGAGACCGTCATGACCTACGCCGCAGGGATGCAATCATGA
- a CDS encoding HAD family hydrolase, which produces MSTSHPDEAILSPSRSRNGALLIDLDGTVMDSDPYHYEAFQRTCAKYGAKIDEEIFRTRISGHTNDEICAELFPHIDTSRHAEIADEKEALFRELLKQGAQPIAGLPELLSWAGAKNWGLALVTNAPIANQQAILAGVGLSDAFDILISADELPRGKPDPLPYQTAMERLGVDARHAVAFEDAIPGLTAAVRAGVPTIGLRTSLPEETLLQAGAALAIRDYHDPRLRPFLLSRIEG; this is translated from the coding sequence ATCTCAACCTCTCACCCAGACGAGGCCATCCTGTCCCCCTCCCGCTCGCGCAACGGCGCTCTTCTCATCGATCTCGACGGCACGGTGATGGACAGCGACCCCTACCATTACGAAGCCTTTCAGAGGACCTGCGCCAAATACGGCGCGAAGATCGACGAGGAGATTTTTCGCACCCGCATCTCCGGGCACACCAACGACGAGATTTGCGCCGAGCTCTTTCCCCATATCGACACATCGCGGCACGCCGAAATTGCCGACGAAAAGGAAGCGTTGTTTCGTGAGCTTCTGAAACAGGGTGCGCAGCCGATCGCCGGCCTGCCCGAGCTCCTCTCCTGGGCCGGGGCGAAAAACTGGGGGCTCGCTCTCGTCACCAATGCACCGATCGCCAATCAGCAGGCGATCCTCGCCGGTGTCGGACTGTCCGACGCTTTCGATATCCTGATCTCCGCCGACGAGCTTCCCCGCGGCAAGCCGGATCCGCTGCCCTATCAGACGGCGATGGAACGGCTCGGCGTCGATGCGCGACACGCGGTCGCCTTCGAAGATGCAATTCCGGGCCTGACGGCGGCCGTGAGAGCCGGCGTCCCGACCATCGGCCTTCGCACCAGCCTTCCCGAGGAAACCTTGCTGCAGGCGGGGGCGGCACTTGCGATCCGCGACTACCACGATCCGCGCCTGCGGCCCTTCCTGCTCTCCCGCATCGAAGGCTGA
- a CDS encoding ATP-binding protein — MLQFIHMIESAALVTLAILALSFLGPRLDRSHWLKGGVTGLIFGLTGLLSMAAPIVLAPGIVVDARNVVMALSAGLGGPISTVVTGAMLVAMRVWFGGAGMVAGIFAILVVGAGSTVVWFVINRRYQGQLNIGGLFALAAIAAATPALLLVFIPNLSADMAFSLLSLLVPTNFVAVIVLGLLFLGDLQRRWAIAAYGESRLLLQAMVNNAPGVLFQLKEERPGSASFTYVSAGVKRFLGIGVEELLANSSHIDRLFSPNDLARAREKLATSASSMQSWVMEAELAVRGGGKVWVRIAAKPRMDPSGKVIWDGSLFDITDRKRMEQMKNDFISTVSHELRTPLTSIRGSLGLVAGGAAGELPKKAASLINIAHSNSERLVRLINDILDIEKIESGRMPFEPIPVGLHPAVEQAVEASRDYLADRNVEISVVDDAPDANVYVDPDRLHQVLTNLLSNAIKYSPEDGTVVVNLCRKGDNLRISVIDNGPGIPEAFRSRIFRRFEQADSSATRQKGGTGLGLNIAKAIVERSGGDISFESEPDVRTVFHVDLPEWHVTREASPAVEMSLPAETSRTVLICEDAEDVAELIAENLQQEGFQSTIARNVAAARRDIAAKDYLAVIVDLDLENEAGLSLIRELCDATADRGMPVIMISASIDDAQRVLNGSAVGVAAWLERPRNMEELRRAASVIAARLSHRRPSILHVEDDDSLLEVMAAELGEEMQVVKARTIAEAKAALSRTTFDLVILDLGLPDGQGACLLGTIPSGTAVIIFSAADAEKDVAKRVQAAMTKTRTSEKAIADLVRKLAFEHREKEGAAQRREMGAVR, encoded by the coding sequence ATGCTCCAGTTTATCCATATGATCGAGAGTGCGGCTCTTGTGACGCTCGCCATCCTGGCGCTGTCGTTTCTCGGGCCGCGGCTCGACCGGTCGCATTGGCTGAAGGGCGGCGTCACCGGTCTGATTTTCGGATTGACGGGATTGTTGAGCATGGCGGCGCCGATCGTGCTTGCGCCGGGCATCGTGGTGGATGCGCGCAATGTCGTGATGGCGCTCTCTGCTGGTCTCGGCGGGCCGATCAGCACGGTCGTCACGGGCGCGATGCTCGTTGCCATGCGCGTCTGGTTCGGCGGGGCCGGGATGGTCGCCGGCATTTTCGCGATCCTTGTCGTGGGCGCTGGCTCGACGGTCGTCTGGTTCGTCATCAACCGGCGATATCAGGGGCAGCTCAACATCGGCGGGCTCTTTGCGCTTGCCGCGATCGCAGCGGCGACGCCGGCGCTGCTGCTCGTCTTCATCCCGAATCTGTCGGCCGATATGGCGTTCTCCCTTCTGTCGCTGCTGGTGCCGACCAACTTCGTCGCTGTCATCGTGCTCGGGCTTTTGTTTCTGGGCGATCTGCAGAGACGCTGGGCGATCGCCGCCTATGGCGAAAGCCGGCTTTTGCTGCAGGCGATGGTCAACAACGCGCCGGGGGTTCTCTTTCAGCTCAAGGAGGAGCGGCCGGGCTCTGCCTCGTTCACCTATGTGTCGGCGGGTGTGAAGCGGTTCCTCGGCATCGGAGTGGAGGAATTGCTGGCGAATTCCTCGCATATCGACCGCCTGTTTTCGCCCAACGATCTGGCCCGGGCTCGGGAAAAGCTCGCCACTTCGGCGAGCAGCATGCAGTCCTGGGTGATGGAAGCCGAGCTCGCCGTTCGCGGTGGTGGCAAGGTGTGGGTGCGCATTGCCGCCAAACCCCGCATGGATCCGAGCGGCAAGGTGATCTGGGACGGCTCGCTCTTCGACATCACCGACCGCAAGCGCATGGAGCAGATGAAGAACGATTTCATCTCCACGGTCAGCCACGAATTGCGCACGCCGCTCACCTCGATCCGCGGCTCTCTCGGCCTTGTCGCCGGCGGTGCGGCCGGCGAGCTGCCTAAGAAGGCCGCGAGCCTGATCAACATCGCGCATTCCAACTCGGAACGGCTCGTGCGCCTCATCAACGATATCCTCGATATCGAAAAAATCGAATCCGGGCGCATGCCCTTTGAGCCGATACCGGTCGGGCTTCATCCCGCCGTCGAACAGGCGGTGGAGGCGAGCCGCGACTATCTTGCGGACCGGAATGTCGAGATCAGCGTCGTCGACGATGCACCGGATGCGAATGTCTACGTCGATCCCGACAGGCTGCATCAGGTGCTGACGAACCTCTTGTCGAATGCCATCAAATATTCGCCGGAAGACGGGACGGTCGTCGTCAATCTGTGCCGCAAGGGCGACAACCTGCGCATCTCCGTCATCGACAACGGGCCGGGCATTCCCGAAGCGTTCAGGAGCCGCATTTTCCGCCGGTTCGAGCAGGCCGATTCCTCGGCGACACGCCAGAAGGGCGGCACCGGGCTCGGCCTCAACATTGCGAAAGCCATCGTGGAGCGTTCCGGCGGTGACATCAGCTTTGAGAGCGAGCCGGATGTCCGCACCGTCTTCCATGTCGATCTTCCCGAATGGCACGTCACGCGCGAGGCATCGCCGGCGGTTGAGATGTCTTTGCCTGCCGAGACGTCGCGGACGGTTTTGATCTGCGAAGATGCCGAGGACGTTGCGGAACTGATTGCCGAGAACCTGCAGCAGGAAGGCTTTCAGAGCACGATCGCCCGCAATGTAGCAGCTGCACGCCGCGACATTGCTGCCAAGGATTATCTGGCCGTGATCGTCGATCTCGATCTGGAGAACGAGGCAGGTTTGTCGCTCATTCGCGAACTCTGCGATGCGACCGCCGACCGAGGCATGCCGGTCATCATGATTTCGGCCAGCATCGACGATGCGCAGCGGGTGCTCAACGGCTCTGCCGTCGGGGTGGCCGCGTGGCTGGAGCGGCCCAGGAACATGGAGGAGTTGCGGCGGGCGGCGTCAGTGATCGCGGCGCGTCTGTCGCACCGGCGCCCCTCCATCCTGCATGTGGAAGACGACGACAGCCTTCTGGAGGTGATGGCGGCCGAACTCGGCGAGGAGATGCAGGTCGTCAAGGCGCGCACGATTGCGGAAGCGAAAGCCGCCTTGTCGCGCACGACGTTCGATCTCGTCATCCTCGATCTCGGGCTGCCGGACGGGCAGGGTGCGTGCCTGCTCGGTACGATCCCGAGTGGGACGGCGGTGATCATTTTTTCCGCGGCCGATGCGGAAAAGGATGTCGCCAAACGGGTGCAAGCGGCGATGACGAAAACGCGAACGTCGGAGAAGGCGATCGCGGATCTGGTGCGCAAGCTGGCCTTCGAGCATCGCGAGAAGGAGGGGGCTGCGCAACGCCGCGAAATGGGAGCCGTCAGATGA
- a CDS encoding ABC transporter permease codes for MKSFVSKFTSAPAVREYGGIVASLIVLCVVFSVLSPRFLVFYNLLNIVQQVSVVAVLAFGMTYVILLGEIDLSVGSILAVAGMVAAQCFAIGLGFWPTLGLTLLSGAIMGAFNGVLAAYLLLPSFIVTVATMGIFRGLVSLPTGGLPAPINNDAWLAIGAENWLGLPIIIWIVLALFVFNFVLLAKTVFGRRAYLAGGNKEAAVYSGIRVKRIKVIIFTISGVMAAVGGILLSSRLGSAQTNAGLGYELDAIAAAVLGGTSLAGGVGTMVGTLLGALIIGIINNGMSLLSVPYFYQLIVKGLVILLAVWIDVRSKTNRG; via the coding sequence ATGAAGAGCTTCGTCTCGAAATTCACCTCGGCGCCGGCCGTTCGCGAATATGGCGGCATCGTCGCTTCGCTGATCGTCCTCTGTGTCGTCTTTTCGGTGCTGAGCCCGCGCTTTCTCGTCTTCTACAACCTGCTCAACATCGTGCAGCAGGTGTCGGTGGTGGCGGTGCTCGCCTTCGGCATGACCTATGTCATCCTGCTCGGCGAGATCGATTTGTCCGTCGGCTCGATCCTGGCGGTCGCCGGCATGGTGGCCGCGCAATGTTTCGCCATCGGTTTGGGCTTCTGGCCGACGCTCGGGCTGACGCTTCTGTCCGGCGCCATCATGGGTGCCTTCAACGGCGTGCTCGCGGCCTATCTGTTGCTGCCGTCGTTCATCGTGACGGTGGCAACGATGGGCATTTTTCGCGGGCTCGTGTCGCTGCCGACGGGTGGCCTGCCGGCGCCGATCAACAACGACGCCTGGCTTGCGATCGGCGCGGAGAACTGGCTCGGCCTGCCGATCATCATCTGGATCGTGCTCGCGCTCTTCGTCTTCAATTTCGTGCTGCTTGCAAAAACCGTGTTTGGCCGCCGTGCCTATCTCGCCGGCGGCAACAAGGAAGCGGCCGTCTATTCCGGCATTCGCGTCAAACGCATCAAGGTGATCATCTTCACCATCTCAGGCGTGATGGCGGCCGTCGGCGGCATTCTTCTGTCGTCTCGCCTCGGCTCGGCGCAGACCAATGCCGGTCTCGGCTACGAGCTCGATGCGATTGCGGCCGCCGTGCTCGGCGGCACCAGCCTGGCCGGCGGCGTCGGCACCATGGTTGGCACGCTTCTCGGCGCACTCATCATCGGCATCATCAACAACGGCATGAGCCTTCTGTCGGTGCCGTATTTCTACCAGCTCATCGTCAAGGGCCTCGTCATTCTGCTGGCGGTGTGGATCGACGTGCGCTCCAAAACCAACCGCGGCTGA
- a CDS encoding Hpt domain-containing protein yields MSGLTSGSIRDRFRKRCRREHDWIDELTNRNEPLSSDEEAELILRVHSLAGAGGTFGYPEISERALRAEQVMRQTSCTSPESREAVEALLQALEAATQE; encoded by the coding sequence ATGTCGGGCCTCACTTCCGGATCGATCCGCGACCGCTTTCGCAAGCGCTGCCGGCGCGAGCACGACTGGATCGACGAACTCACCAACCGCAATGAGCCTCTCTCGTCCGACGAAGAGGCCGAGCTGATCTTGCGTGTGCATTCGCTCGCCGGAGCGGGGGGAACTTTCGGCTATCCCGAAATCAGCGAGCGCGCTTTGCGTGCCGAGCAGGTGATGCGGCAAACATCCTGCACCAGCCCCGAAAGCCGCGAGGCCGTCGAAGCCCTGCTTCAGGCCCTTGAGGCCGCGACCCAGGAATAG